Proteins found in one Agaribacterium sp. ZY112 genomic segment:
- the hisD gene encoding histidinol dehydrogenase: MSVSQLVRRLNAEEEGFNSALDQLLAWEEEQEEGVLATVKQVITDVRKRGDEALLEYTNRFDRQSLCSADQLVLDAAAIDAAAARIPQEQYRALELSAERVRAYHEHQRTESWRYTEADGTVLGQKVTALDRVGLYVPGGKAAYPSSVLMAAIPAKVAGVPEVVMVSPTPDGRVNDVVLAAAKVAGVDKVICIGGAQAVAALAYGTKTVPAVDKIVGPGNIYVATAKREVFGVVDIDMIAGPSEILVVCDGHTDPDWIAMDLFSQAEHDELAQAILISSDAAFLAEVEASIAKLLPTLDRSDVAAQSLRDRGALIQVADLEQAMHLVNRIAPEHLELSVEDPEAWLGQIRHAGAIFMGRHSSEALGDYCAGPNHVLPTSGTARFSSPLGVYDYVKRSSIIFCSEQGASDLGKIASTLARSESLEAHARSAEYRIKE, encoded by the coding sequence GTGAGTGTGAGTCAATTAGTGCGTCGTTTAAATGCTGAAGAAGAGGGGTTCAATTCCGCTTTAGATCAACTGCTTGCCTGGGAAGAGGAGCAAGAAGAGGGAGTGTTGGCAACGGTTAAGCAGGTGATTACTGATGTAAGAAAGCGCGGTGATGAGGCCTTGCTTGAGTATACCAATCGCTTTGATCGTCAGAGCTTGTGCAGTGCTGACCAGTTGGTTTTAGATGCTGCTGCAATAGATGCTGCAGCGGCACGCATTCCTCAAGAGCAGTACCGTGCGCTTGAACTGTCGGCTGAACGTGTGCGTGCTTACCATGAGCATCAGCGTACAGAAAGCTGGCGCTACACCGAAGCCGATGGCACCGTCCTAGGTCAAAAGGTGACTGCTCTTGATCGCGTTGGTTTATATGTGCCTGGTGGTAAAGCGGCCTACCCTTCATCGGTGTTGATGGCGGCTATTCCGGCTAAGGTTGCGGGAGTTCCTGAGGTTGTGATGGTTAGCCCTACGCCTGATGGTAGGGTTAATGATGTTGTTTTGGCTGCGGCTAAAGTTGCCGGCGTTGATAAGGTCATTTGCATTGGTGGGGCTCAGGCGGTTGCGGCGCTTGCTTATGGGACCAAAACGGTGCCAGCTGTTGATAAGATTGTTGGGCCTGGCAATATTTATGTTGCCACGGCTAAGCGTGAAGTTTTTGGTGTTGTTGATATTGACATGATCGCAGGACCTTCTGAGATTCTTGTTGTGTGTGATGGTCATACAGATCCTGATTGGATTGCGATGGATCTATTTTCTCAGGCCGAACACGATGAGCTTGCGCAGGCCATTCTTATTTCCTCTGATGCAGCTTTCTTGGCTGAGGTTGAGGCCTCGATTGCCAAGTTATTGCCGACCCTTGATCGCAGTGATGTTGCAGCACAATCTTTACGTGACCGAGGTGCCTTAATTCAGGTTGCCGATCTTGAGCAGGCGATGCATCTTGTCAATAGAATCGCTCCTGAGCATTTAGAGTTAAGTGTGGAAGACCCCGAAGCTTGGTTGGGTCAGATTCGTCATGCGGGGGCTATCTTTATGGGGCGTCACAGCTCTGAAGCCTTGGGTGATTATTGTGCCGGTCCTAATCATGTCTTGCCTACTTCGGGTACTGCACGTTTTTCTTCCCCGTTGGGCGTCTATGACTATGTAAAGCGTTCGTCGATTATCTTTTGCTCAGAGCAGGGGGCCTCAGACCTGGGTAAAATAGCATCGACCTTGGCGCGCTCAGAGTCTCTTGAGGCTCACGCTAGGTCAGCGGAATACAGAATTAAAGAGTGA